The window AAGGAAAAGCATGCACCGGTCATCGATTGCCCCGATACCGTCAAGGCCGGCGAGTTCTTCACGGTCACCCTCACGGTCGGCAAGGAGATCCCGCATCCGAATACCACCGAACATCACATCCGCTGGATCGAGCTGTATTTCCATCCGGAGGGGGATAAGTTCCCGTATCAGGTCGGGCATTTCGAGTTCACCGCGCATGGGGAGTCGACGCAGGGGCCTAATACCGGGCCGGCGTACACCCACCCAGAAGTCGCCGCACGCTTGAAGGTGGATAAGCCTGGCACGCTCTATGCCACGTCCTACTGCAACATCCACGGCCTGTGGCAGAGCGAGAAAGCCATCAAGGTCGAGTAGTCGTCTCGCCTTTGACGCGCACAGGCCGCCGAGAAATCACGCGGCGGCCTGTGTTGTTTTTCCCCAGAACCCGGATTACGCGGCGGCTTCTGCGAAGCGCAGATAGGCGTCGATGAATTCGTCAATCTCCCCGTCCAGCACCGCGTCGGTGTTGCCGGTCTCATAGCCTGTGCGCAGGTCCTTGACCAACTGGTACGGATGGAGCACATAGGAGCGGATCTGATTGCCCCAGCCGGCCTCCACGTGCTTGCCCTTCAGCCGGGCCTGCTCCTCCTCATGCTTCTGGCGCTCCATCTCGTACAGGCGCGCCCGCAGGATGCGCATGGCGGTCTCCTTGTTCTGAAGCTGGGAGCGCTCGTTCTGGCAAGCGACGACGATGCCGGTCGGGATATGGACGATGCGCACCGCCGTGGAGTTTTTCTGCACGTTCTGCCCGCCGGCGCCAGAGGAGCGGAAGACGTCAATGCGCAAGTCCTTCGGGTCAATCACCACGTCAATATCGTCTTCCAGCTCCGGCATGACCTCGACGAGGGCGAAGCTGGTGTGCCGGCGGTGGTTGGCATCAAATGGCGAAAGCCGCACCAACCGATGCACGCCGCGCTCCGCCTTGAGATAGCCATAGGCATACGGTCCTTCGACGCGAATAGTGGCGCTCTTGATGCCGGTTTCCTCACCCTCGGTCATGTCGAGGATTTCGGTCTTGAAGCCGTGGCGTTCGCACCAGCGCAGGTACATGCGCAGGAGCATGCTGGCCCAGTCAGTGGCCTCGGTGCCGCCGGCGCCGGCGTGTATCGCCAGGATGGCGTTCTTGGCGTCGTGCTCGCCGGACATGAGCAGTTCGAATTCCCGCTTGCGCAGTCTGCCCTCCAACGCCAGGGTCTCCTGCTCCAGCTCTTCCAGGAAGCTCGGCTCGAGCGTTTCCTCGCCTTCCTCGGCCAGCGCGACCAGCTCATGCAAGTCATGCGCCGCCTTCTGGAAGCTCTCCCATTCCTCGATTTCCTCGCGCAGGCGGGCCAGCTCTTTGCTCAAGCGCTGGGCGCGCGCCGGCTCGTTCCAGACGTCCGGCGCAGAGACTTCTTTCTCCAGCTCGACGATGCGGCGCTTCTTGCCGGCCAGGTCAAAGACGCACCTGTAACGTCTGGATACGCTCTTCCAGCTCAGCCAGTCGAGCTTTCAGTTCGGAAACAGCAGGCATATTCGTCCTCCGTATTATTGATTTATGGGTTGCCGTTTTGATCGAACAGGCCGGCGACGAAAAGCTGAGGGTCGAATTCGGCCCAATCCTCCAGCTTCTCGCCCGTGCCGACGAAGCGCACCCCGACACCCAGCTCCCGCACGATGGGGAAGACGATGCCCCCTTTGGCGGTGCCGTCCAGCTTGGCCAGCACGATGCCCGTCACCCCGACGGTGTCCTTGAAGTGACGGGCCTGGGCCAGGCCGTTCTGGCCGGTGGTGGCATCAATGACCAGGAGCGTCTCATGGGGGGCGCGGTGCACCTGTTTGGCGGCGACGCCGCGCACCTTGGCCAGCTCCTGCATCAGGTTGTACTTGGTATGCAGCCGGCCGGCGGTGTCAATGATCAGCATGTCGGCCCCGCGTGCCTGACAGGCACGGATGGCATCATAGGTCACCGCCCCGGGGTCCGCCCCGGGCTGATGAGCGATGACTTCTACTCCGACCCGCTCGCCCCAGATTTTCAACTGGTCAATGGCGGCGGCGCGGAAAGTATCCGCGGCGGCCAGGATGACCTTGCGGCCGCGCTGTTTGTAGTAATGGGCCATTTTACCGATGCTGGTGGTCTTGCCAGAGCCGTTGACGCCCACCACCAGGATGACGGTCAGCAGGCGGGGCTCGTCAATGACCGATGGAGCGCCCTGCTTCAGCATTTCCACCAGCTTGGCCCGTAGAGCCTCTTCCACGTCTGCCGGCGTGCGCAGTTTGCCGGCCTCCGCCAGCCGGCGCAGGTCATCCACCAGCTCGGTGGTGATCTCCACCCCTACATCGGCCTGGATGAGCAGTTCCTCCAGCTCGTCCCAGGTGTCGGGGGTCAGGGCACTGCCGGCCAGCAGTTGGCGTATGCGGCCGAAAAAGGTCTGCCGGGTGCGCGCCAGGCCGTCCTGTATCGTCTTTGGTCGTCCGAACAACGCTTGCTCCTTATCGTAACGGATTGCAACCAACT of the Anaerolineae bacterium genome contains:
- a CDS encoding Neelaredoxin; the protein is KEKHAPVIDCPDTVKAGEFFTVTLTVGKEIPHPNTTEHHIRWIELYFHPEGDKFPYQVGHFEFTAHGESTQGPNTGPAYTHPEVAARLKVDKPGTLYATSYCNIHGLWQSEKAIKVE
- the prfB gene encoding peptide chain release factor 2 (programmed frameshift), with amino-acid sequence MPAVSELKARLAELEERIQTLQVRLDLAGKKRRIVELEKEVSAPDVWNEPARAQRLSKELARLREEIEEWESFQKAAHDLHELVALAEEGEETLEPSFLEELEQETLALEGRLRKREFELLMSGEHDAKNAILAIHAGAGGTEATDWASMLLRMYLRWCERHGFKTEILDMTEGEETGIKSATIRVEGPYAYGYLKAERGVHRLVRLSPFDANHRRHTSFALVEVMPELEDDIDVVIDPKDLRIDVFRSSGAGGQNVQKNSTAVRIVHIPTGIVVACQNERSQLQNKETAMRILRARLYEMERQKHEEEQARLKGKHVEAGWGNQIRSYVLHPYQLVKDLRTGYETGNTDAVLDGEIDEFIDAYLRFAEAAA
- the ftsY gene encoding signal recognition particle-docking protein FtsY, translated to MFGRPKTIQDGLARTRQTFFGRIRQLLAGSALTPDTWDELEELLIQADVGVEITTELVDDLRRLAEAGKLRTPADVEEALRAKLVEMLKQGAPSVIDEPRLLTVILVVGVNGSGKTTSIGKMAHYYKQRGRKVILAAADTFRAAAIDQLKIWGERVGVEVIAHQPGADPGAVTYDAIRACQARGADMLIIDTAGRLHTKYNLMQELAKVRGVAAKQVHRAPHETLLVIDATTGQNGLAQARHFKDTVGVTGIVLAKLDGTAKGGIVFPIVRELGVGVRFVGTGEKLEDWAEFDPQLFVAGLFDQNGNP